Within Verrucomicrobiota bacterium, the genomic segment CAAAGCTATGAACAAGTCTTGAAGCGGCAATTTCAACTGCGGCAACGTCGGCACGCTGGGCATGCCGGGATAAACATCGACCATCGCCATGACCAATGCCACGAGCATCAACATCGCGCCCAGCAAGCCGGGAAGGATGGTGCCCGGATGAACGAACAGTTCGAGGCCCACCAATATCAGCCCCAACACAAACACCGCGATCCATTCAAACCCGGAAAGACCCGCGATATATCCGCCAAAAAAATAAATCGCGAACGCGGCAATGCCAACGACGCCGGGCAACCCGAATCCCGGCGTTTTGAACTCGATGTAAATGCCGGCGATGCCGATGATGAGCAGCAACGGGCTGATGGCGTTGATCCAAAAGCCCAATGTCTCGACGCCAGTGGGTTTGATCTCGACCCGCTTGGCATCGGCGAACCCGAGTTTGTCAAGGAGTGCATCCATCGAATCAACCGTGCCGGCCGAGAGCAGCGGTTTGCCGTCATATTCCTTTTCCGCCTCGACGTTGGTCAGCGTCAGAATCTGCCCTTCCTTGACGATGACTTCGCCGTCGATGGTCAACCCCCGGGACTTGTCAATCATTGCCTGAATCACCGCTTTGTTGTGGCCGTTTTTTTCCGCGCTGGCTCGCACCAATGCACTGACCGCCGAGGTCATTTTCACTTCGTAAGTTTCCGGCGTTTTTTCCACTCCGCCGCCACCAGGTGAGAGAATGATCGGCGCGGCAGCACCAATCACACTCCCGGGCGTCATGAAAATTTTTTGGGTGGCCACGGAAATAAACGCGCCTGCGGAAAAGGCCTTGGCGTTCACAAACGTGGCTGTCTGGCCTTTGAACTGGTTGAGAATCTGGATGATTTCCTCCGTCGTGTCCACGCGTCCGCCGTTCGTCTCCATATCCAAGATGAGCAGGTCCGCCTTGGCCGCCATCGCTTCCTTCACGCCGCGACGAACCAGATAAACCAACGGCGGCATGATGTCTTCGCGAATAGGCAGGATGAACACTTTTTTGGTGGACGTCTCCTTTTTGGAAGACACCTCCAGTGCCGGCGAATTATTTTGCCCGGCCACACCGGCCAAAAAACCGAGGAACAGCGCCAAGCTGAGTTTCATACCGCAACCGTATCCCATTCGATTGCGCCTAGCAAGAGAAGTGAAGCGCTGAAATGCGCTTTCAACGTATGGCCAACTGCATTGGGCCAGGAGTGCGGACAGCCTTGCCCGCGAGTTTCAGTGGTGTCTCCAAGTTCTCGCGGACAAGGCTGTCCGCGCTCGGTGCCGAGCTTCCGGTTTGCATTCATTTCTTTTTTCGTTAACTTCGCTTCATGCAAAATGAGTTCTCCGTCTCAGCCCATTGGCAGGATGGATTTGATGAAGCTGGCCTCCAGGCATGGGCGGAAAAGTTGCGTAGCCAACTGCGCGCTCCGGCTGTTTCGCTGGGACTGGTGTTCATGACGCCGAAGTTTTTCCCGCACGCCG encodes:
- a CDS encoding ATP-dependent Clp protease proteolytic subunit; translated protein: MKLSLALFLGFLAGVAGQNNSPALEVSSKKETSTKKVFILPIREDIMPPLVYLVRRGVKEAMAAKADLLILDMETNGGRVDTTEEIIQILNQFKGQTATFVNAKAFSAGAFISVATQKIFMTPGSVIGAAAPIILSPGGGGVEKTPETYEVKMTSAVSALVRASAEKNGHNKAVIQAMIDKSRGLTIDGEVIVKEGQILTLTNVEAEKEYDGKPLLSAGTVDSMDALLDKLGFADAKRVEIKPTGVETLGFWINAISPLLLIIGIAGIYIEFKTPGFGLPGVVGIAAFAIYFFGGYIAGLSGFEWIAVFVLGLILVGLELFVHPGTILPGLLGAMLMLVALVMAMVDVYPGMPSVPTLPQLKLPLQDLFIALVGSLVAVFLLSRVLPKTPVYRLLVSQSASGVSSVTQQEQKQASRIGQVGTAISALRPGGKAQFGDDVIDVISQGDMIAKGQKVRIIGHSATEAIVEVVG